The Microcystis aeruginosa NIES-843 sequence GTTTGGTTAGACTAACTTTATCGAAAATTTGGGTTAAAACCCCGTCGTTTTACGACGGCTTTTCCTGATTTTTGATGTAGCACTTAAGAACTTCCAGTGGCGCACCTCCTACAGAAGATACAAAATAACTGGGCGACCAAAGAGCGTCTTTCCCGTATGGCTTAGGATATCCAGCTTGTCCATACCTACGACTAGAGACTCCTTTTAAAGAATTGACCATTACAGAAATAGATAGTTTCGGCGGGTATTCAATCAATGCGTGTACATGATCGGACTCCCCGTTAAATTCCAATATCTGAAAATTCATCTTTTCCGCAACTTCCCTAAAAGACTTTTCAATCAAAGTCAGACTTTTACCAGTAAAAACCTTACTTCTGTATTTTGTCACACAGACCAAGTGTATCTTTAGATCGGAAACAGAGTTTCTTTCTTTTCGCAACTGACTTGACATTATCAACAGACCTAGTTAGAATAGACTACAGACACACACATCTTAACCCAATGAAAGCGAGGTATCAATACCGTATTTACCCAACAGACCAACAAAAGAGGCTTTTGTCTCAGTTGTTCGGGTGTGTGCGTGTTGTCTGGAACGATACCTTAGCTTACTGTCAAGAACTTTATCGACAAGGGGAGAAAAAGCCAAAATATACAGAGTTATCTAAAAGACTAACTCAAGTCAAAAAAACAGAAGAAAGACGGTGGTTAACCGAGGTCTCTTCTATTCCTTTACAACAGTCTTTGAGAGACTTAGAGACTGCTTACTCTAACTTCTTTACATCTTGTAAGGGCGAGAGAAAAGGAAAGAAAGTCAAACCTCCCAAGTTTAAAAAACGTAAATCTAAACAATCAGCAAGATTTACCGACAATGGTTTTACCGTTAACCAACACTGCGTTACTTTAGCAAAAATCGGTGATTTAAGAATCGTTTGGAGTCGTCCATTACCTTCTAAACCTTCTAGTGTCACCGTGATTAAAGATGCAGCAGATCGCTATTTTCTTAGTTTTGTCGTCGAGGTTCAGCCCGAAATACTTCCTAATAACGGGGAGTCCGTGGGAATCGATCTAGGGATTGCTACCTTTGCTACCCTCTCAACAGGGGAAAAGATAGACGCACCGAAACCGTTAAAGAAACGATTAAAACGACTAAGAAAAGCACAGAAAAACCTTTCTAGAAAACAGAAAGGAAGTAACCGACGGGAAAAAGCTAGGAAACGAGTAGCTAAAATCCATGCAAAGATTAAAGACACTCGCACTGATTTCTTGCATAAACTATCCACTAGAGTTGTTCGTGAAAATCAAACGATAATTTTAGAGGATTTAAACACATCGGGAATGGTTAAAAATCGTAAGTTATCCCGTGCCATATCAGACTTAGGATGGCGTTCTTTCCGAGATATGCTATCGGCAAAATCTGATAAATATGGGCGTGATTTTCGGATAATTTCCCGATGGGAGCCAACGTCTCAAAGGTGTTCCTGTTGTGGGAATATCGGCGGGAAAAAAGCGTTAAATATCCGTGAGTGGGAATGTCTTTTCTGTGGGACTTTTCATGATAGGGATGTAAACGCTGCAATTAATATCAAGGTCGCCGGTGGGCAATCGGAGACCTCAAAAAACGGACGTGGAGGAAAGTGTAAGACTACCGATAAGGTAGCAGCATCCTGTGAAGCGTCAACCCAGCGGTCGGTCGTTCAATTAAGTTTGTTTGATCTGCCGGGAATCACCGTCCGGCCCCGGCGGTGAGGATGTCAACAGTACCTTTTGAGGAGAGAAAAGTTATGGCTGAGTCAAAAAGCTGGGATTTTCAGAGATTTTGGCAAACTCTAGACTATTTTGATAGTATTCCCCTGTGGAGTTGTCTGCAAAAGCTGCTCGGTTTCGGGGAAGATAAAAAAAATCAGCTAACAAATGAGCAAGGGATGAAGACCATTTTAGTCATTGGTGGGGAAAATGCGATCGGTAGAAAAGTAATCACCCAACTACAGCAGCAAAACTATCAAATCCGCGCTTTAGTCGATAATATCGAGTCTGCACGTCAATTATTGGCTGAAAATGTCGATTTATTTGCTCTGCAAACCCCGCAATTATTCACAGGGATTGAGAGAATTATCTACTGTCAAGGGGAGAATAACCGCCATAGTTTAGCTAATTTACTCGATTTATTGAAAAATGCTGGGATAACCGCCGAAAAAACCCTCTTTGACTTTAGCAATCCCAGCAGTGATATCAAAGAAATCTGGGGTGCGGTGGATGATGTGGTAATGGGAGGAGTGAGTGAGAGTCAGATAACCCTAACCGGAGGACGAGCGCTCTTTTCCGGTATCGTTAGAACTGAAAATAACGGCGGTTTTGCCTCAGTTCGTACCAGAAACCTGAATCCTCCCCTAAATTTATCTAACTACGAGGGAATAGAATTACAGGTACAAGGGGACGGAAAACGCTATAAATTAATTCTGCGCTGTGAAGGACGTTGGGATGGCATCGGTTACTGTTATTCTTTTGATACATTTGATCGCACCTGGCAAACGATTTCTATTCCTTTTGGCGATTTAATCCCGGTGGTGCGGGCCAAAACGATGAGAGAGGCAGCACCCTTTGATAGCAGTAGCGTCTATGCTTTGCAGTTAATGCAGAGTAAATTCGAGTACGATGGGGCGATAAATCCCCGTTTCTCCCCGGGGTTATTTGCTTTAGAAATTGTCACAATTAAAGCCTACGGGGGCAAAAACCGCTTAATTATCGTTAAAGAAGGAGAAATCGCCGAAAAAAGCCTTTTAGATGCCAGTGGTTATCCCTACGAAGCGATCGATTCTGCCCAGATTTTCGCTAAACTTAATTAATTTAAATAAGCTTGGATCTCAAGTTAAACTACAGAACATCGGGTTAAGATCATGACTATCGGGAGCATAATTAAGGAGGTATGTTCATGAGTGAACAGAATCCCTACGAACAACTTGGGGT is a genomic window containing:
- a CDS encoding CIA30 family protein codes for the protein MAESKSWDFQRFWQTLDYFDSIPLWSCLQKLLGFGEDKKNQLTNEQGMKTILVIGGENAIGRKVITQLQQQNYQIRALVDNIESARQLLAENVDLFALQTPQLFTGIERIIYCQGENNRHSLANLLDLLKNAGITAEKTLFDFSNPSSDIKEIWGAVDDVVMGGVSESQITLTGGRALFSGIVRTENNGGFASVRTRNLNPPLNLSNYEGIELQVQGDGKRYKLILRCEGRWDGIGYCYSFDTFDRTWQTISIPFGDLIPVVRAKTMREAAPFDSSSVYALQLMQSKFEYDGAINPRFSPGLFALEIVTIKAYGGKNRLIIVKEGEIAEKSLLDASGYPYEAIDSAQIFAKLN
- the tnpA gene encoding IS200/IS605 family transposase, with protein sequence MSSQLRKERNSVSDLKIHLVCVTKYRSKVFTGKSLTLIEKSFREVAEKMNFQILEFNGESDHVHALIEYPPKLSISVMVNSLKGVSSRRYGQAGYPKPYGKDALWSPSYFVSSVGGAPLEVLKCYIKNQEKPS
- a CDS encoding RNA-guided endonuclease InsQ/TnpB family protein; protein product: MKARYQYRIYPTDQQKRLLSQLFGCVRVVWNDTLAYCQELYRQGEKKPKYTELSKRLTQVKKTEERRWLTEVSSIPLQQSLRDLETAYSNFFTSCKGERKGKKVKPPKFKKRKSKQSARFTDNGFTVNQHCVTLAKIGDLRIVWSRPLPSKPSSVTVIKDAADRYFLSFVVEVQPEILPNNGESVGIDLGIATFATLSTGEKIDAPKPLKKRLKRLRKAQKNLSRKQKGSNRREKARKRVAKIHAKIKDTRTDFLHKLSTRVVRENQTIILEDLNTSGMVKNRKLSRAISDLGWRSFRDMLSAKSDKYGRDFRIISRWEPTSQRCSCCGNIGGKKALNIREWECLFCGTFHDRDVNAAINIKVAGGQSETSKNGRGGKCKTTDKVAASCEASTQRSVVQLSLFDLPGITVRPRR